One segment of Trichlorobacter ammonificans DNA contains the following:
- a CDS encoding chemotaxis protein CheV: MKQTNILLESDTNELEIVEFRVDELDRNGEVVPCHYGVNVAKVREIIRLPQLTKTLNTSAEVEGMIKLREKVIPVLNLSRILNKDTGDMKADRVIVLEFNNLMVGVLVHSVSRIYRISWTHVEAPSASLYSDQITGLVKMDDRIILVLDFEKIVGEFCSASALKPLAPEQLLESISHDRSNRTILVADDSPFIRGTMCSALRGAGYNVIEAVNGAEAWDKIREIMYQTSSDGVPFKSRMQLLITDVEMPQMDGLHLTSTVRKEEGLKDLPIIIFSSLASEDNIRKWHDLGAQQILTKPDLPNLVKYADEFTA, from the coding sequence ATGAAACAGACCAACATCCTGCTTGAGAGTGACACCAACGAGCTTGAAATCGTGGAATTCCGCGTTGATGAGCTGGACCGCAACGGCGAAGTTGTTCCCTGTCATTACGGCGTCAACGTGGCCAAGGTGCGCGAGATCATCCGGCTGCCGCAGTTGACCAAGACCCTGAACACCTCGGCTGAAGTGGAGGGGATGATCAAGCTGCGTGAAAAGGTGATCCCGGTGCTGAACCTCTCCCGCATCCTCAACAAGGACACCGGCGACATGAAGGCCGACCGGGTCATCGTTCTTGAGTTCAACAATCTGATGGTAGGGGTCCTGGTTCACTCCGTCTCCCGCATCTACCGCATCTCCTGGACCCACGTGGAGGCTCCCTCCGCTTCCCTCTATTCCGACCAGATCACCGGCCTGGTCAAGATGGACGACCGGATCATCCTGGTGCTTGACTTCGAAAAGATCGTCGGCGAGTTCTGCTCTGCCAGTGCCTTGAAACCGCTGGCTCCGGAACAATTGCTGGAGTCCATCAGCCACGACCGCAGCAACCGGACCATCCTGGTGGCGGACGACTCTCCCTTCATTCGCGGCACCATGTGCAGCGCCCTGCGGGGAGCCGGTTACAACGTTATTGAAGCGGTCAACGGCGCCGAGGCCTGGGACAAGATACGCGAGATCATGTACCAGACCTCTTCGGACGGTGTGCCTTTCAAAAGCAGGATGCAGCTCCTGATCACCGACGTGGAGATGCCCCAGATGGACGGACTGCACCTCACTTCCACGGTCCGCAAGGAGGAGGGCTTGAAAGATTTGCCGATCATCATCTTTTCCTCCCTGGCCTCTGAGGACAACATCCGTAAATGGCATGACCTGGGGGCACAGCAGATTCTCACCAAGCCGGATCTGCCCAACCTGGTCAAGTACGCCGACGAGTTCACCGCCTAG